The nucleotide sequence ggagtttgagcagtaaaattatcTTAGAAGAGCTTTTAGAGAGAATCTATTAAACTTTCTACatttgcctaaaataatcaaaatcgatttattattgaatttttgtagaaaaaaacttttgaggttCTAAAATAGCATTTTCATACAATTTCTCATTAATTCCCTTAGATTTTCTTTAgataattctttttaattgaCTTTAGCAAGCTTTTAGCTTATGAATTAAGACAGGTTCATAAATATtgggtttaaaatataatttagaaaatataagacCAGGTCATTTTTGGAAATTCGAAATTTCTTAACTCTTTGgtatcttttgggactctgagtacccaaagcagcatatgaatattctgtgaaaaacaatgatttttaattattcagaactgataaaaaccCTATTCTTGTCGTTGATTAAAAACTATAAAGatatccaaatgtaagatattttttgtaggacctcaattaattcctgatatttttgtttaaaaaattatgaaattggcttgcagcatatgctgcggttcggaaagagttaaatttgaaattttgaaatttgagaaaatttcctaaattgaacTTACTTATGATCCCTTTACTCAAAAaacaaatgtaaataaataaaactacttttattCTCAGAAAATCTTATGAAAGCGGTTTATAAGGTATCCCAACCATTTTATGTCATCAATATCGGATTAAGGATTAAGGATTTATTCCTATTTTTCTGGTAAAGTCTAATAACATTTTTTGGTTTACATGCATTTCTTTTTTACACAGatttaaaattgtcaaaatcggTGTGAAATGGATCAAAACCAAAAAGCCCAAAAAgtataattttctcaaataacAGTTTCTAATATTGGCTTCAGTctggaggtttagtccagttcctgaaggtctttaaaatctaaataagaagcatttttactgatttttcaaattctaatggatcatttgcccttaaaacatgcctgataaggaatctTAAATTAGAGGAATTAAGCCAAATGACCAAGCTTTAAGTCTGAAACCTGTATAAGTGATTATTTAAGATTTAAGCGCCTAAAgggttttattgatttttcaagtgTCTTAAATTTATAGAAGGGGTTAAAATTAgattattccttttttttgaaaacctcTTGGTTCTTtacggttgaaaaatgagaaataatccttcaaattttTTCCCTGATGATTTAAAATTTGGCtcattcttttttaataaaatcttagtTGTGTCCTTGCCCCATTCCATTCCCAAGTCAGCTTCGAATCGCAGTTGCAAACTCACAACGtagaaatataattttccaaaatcataAACTTAATCATTTCTAATTACAAAGGTTTTTAATAAAGGAAAACTGTAGCAAAACAGGCATTATCGTTTTTAAAAGTAGGGCCTAATCCCTAATGGCTATTAGTGGAGCTGATGATGCTCCTCAATGTCATTTGGCACTGAAGTGGCTTCGAAGGCGAGTCTTTGAGCTTCCTGTTCAGCTCCAATCCTTGCATGTTCAGCTGCAATTTTCTCATAAAGAGAAAGATGCTTTTCCTTGGCATGAGCCACAGCAACGCTTTCTCTTGGATAGGCTACCACATGGagctagaataaaaaaaaataataattgaaagTAAACTCGTGGAATGAAATGCTCCAAATGCCAAGCCAATGTTGAATACATTTTGTAAGAAGAATTACTTCATCAGTTCGATTCAGAGAAGCTCTCAAAAGAAGATGTAGGaagtttttcaagaattttgcgTAGTTAATAGAAATTTTGAACAATGCATCGGATAATTCATTTGCCCCATTCGCCTATTTATACATTTGCATTTGAACATCTTCAAGGAGacattcctacactgagagaaatccgaaaaagttaaaataccatgccggaaatgttaattttaccctgcagtattgatccgaaatcggtgtaaatattatgctttttaggtgtattaggggttaaagttaccctttttcatgttaattttacccttaaaaaggtgcaaaaattaacattaaaaatttttgatatatttttacatctaaaaagtgttacagttgtgaggaaaaaaagttaatcgaacgcccgatttttttttttcagtgtaagaAATGTAAGAAATACTTACATTAGGATCGTGGTTAGCATGTGCCTGGGCAATTCTGCCGTAGAGACTAAAGTGCCTTTCAGCAGCCTTCTGAACAGCCTCTGTCTCAACGGGTCCTTGAGGTTCATGGCTCAGGATTGGATGGAATCCATATTGATCTGCTACGTATTCCACCGTACGTACCTGATGCCTAGGATCGACATAAGAGAATGCACCACGAACGGTTCCACTGCCATCAGATACTTCGCTATGCGTGCGATCGACATGTCCAGGAAATCTTCCGGCTGTATAGGCAAAAACATAGGGTTTTGGAGGTGGTGGGGGAGTAGATGTAGTTGTGGTGGAATGATATTCCAGGGGAGCAGAGTAGGGATCTTGGGAGATGACGTGAGAGACGTCTGCGAAACACGCGCCAATTGTCACCACAAACAACTGCAGAGTTGGAGGAAAACAGGAAATTCAGCATAAATCTCGAAATTACAGCGCAAAAATGACATCATGCAGTGTTACATCACTATATTGACCTTATATTTAAGGCAAATATCTTGGTGCAATCTCTGCAAATGCGCCATTAAAATCACTTACCAAAATTAAATTCCTCATATTTTTCGTGTCTTTCGTGCACCAATAATTCGTTTTCACTTTCAGCACACCCTACTAGTGTTATTAGAGAAGTAATACCAGTGGCTTGAGAGGAGTGTTCTCTTTCTTGAGCTCGTGGTTGAAAAACTTGTctgaatataaatttatttcttgagaGTCTCTTCTTCCCAAAAATTCTCAAAGGCACAAGTGATTCATACAACAGTTCACGAGATACTGAACACCTCACCAGTAGACTCGTCTGGTTTTTCAGCCACTTCTCAAGGTGAATCAGGCAGGTGGGATTTGTGACTTCACGGTCCATCACCATGgcatgagattttttaattgcTGCACAGAAAAGTGAAAGTGTGATACGACCGTTGACGAATCAAAATCCCGCTCGAAATtcgtattttatttcaatgatttCCCGCCTGGGGGCGCATGAggcggaatttgcaaaaaaaaagagaggttATGTGTCAGATCAATgggaaaaagattaaaaaattgtttgtgGTGATATTTTGTGCTTTTCCCAAGAATAATGTCTAATCTACAGAAGTCAATCATGAAGTCACGTCTTCCACCAATACCATCAGTCCCAAAGGTGTCGAGAATGTAAGTTGTTTGTGGGAAATAAGCTTGGAAAAGGAGatgacaaaattttgttttgtggTATAGGGATGGAAGTTCCCGGCGTATGTTTCAGAAGGattacaccccgaaggagtggcATGAGTACTTTAAGGAGCGTCAGATGGTGTCTGTGGAAGATAATACCTTCTGTGTGTATAAATCGGCTGAGCCTGTGGAGAAGGGACCACTGATTGTGCTACTCCATGGAGGAGGATTTTCAGCTCTAACTTGGGCCCTTTTCTCCACGGAAATCACCTCAATGATCCACTGTCAGTGCCTGGCGGTGGATCTTCGTGGGCATGGTGAGACAGAGACGACAGATGATTGGGATCTCTCAGCCACAACATTGGCCACCGATGTGGCCAAAGTTATTTCAACAATGTATCCCGAGGGTAATCCTCCGATAATTCTCGTTGGACACTCTATGGGTGGTGCCATTGCTGCTCATCTGGTGCACCTGAATCTCGTGTCAAATCTAATTGGTCTGACGGTTATTGATGTGGTTGAGGGGACAGCAATGGAGGCTCTGGCGAGTATGCAGAGTTTCTTGAGGTCACGACCGAGCTATTTTAAGAGCATCCCACAGGCGATAGAATGGAGGTGATATCGATAGTTTCTAGCTGAATTCTGAGTGAATAAGCCTCAAATtgtattaggtgtgattccttctaatcacacctattgtaatcctcggattttctgaaagtgctccgatcgagctgaaattcacagggtattatgttttgaacatccctgatgccgaaaatcataagccggcaatttcgggtccggctgccgtccggccgtccgtagtacgcaatatctctggattggatagagatatcttcataaatttttttttaatatatctacgcgcgcgtacgacgatttctgtcctattagttttttgaaaaaccggttctaaaccggttaaaaatcacgttttgttgtttatctcgaaatcctattatgcaattttgatttttttaatgtttatgttgtagcccagaaaatttagaccaatttaaaaaaaaatttaaggacaTTCGTCTAGCGGTTCTCAAGATAtttcattttgaagattttaattttacgaaaatttgctattagcgTCAGGCAGGAAAAAAAGCGGTAGAAGCGGCGTCGAACAAGCTTTCCCcatatatagggtaagggctcataattttggacagtctgcttataagcatcgaagttccaagtttgaagtgcgatattttctatactaattgacatttctttttactctcttttcagaagggttgtttagaaacttagcaagccatttatcgtcttattttttataaaaattagttttaatacgtttaaaaatgaattgatatgtagaggtgactttggctcttattttggacaacttttttattaatttggccaacttggctgtaaatttggacagctaatccgcctcaatatgatgcccattgttcttcatttgatgaaccaatcttaccaagtcctcttcctgttcatgtaagggaaacgtagaatgtcacagaagcccggaaactttccatatcattcattaaagtgagttggcttcgatactccaagtacctacgtgcggattcgctcattccctgacctttccgggagcctttcagggcatttctcgctacatctctttcgtagagatgatgctcctttgtttctccaggcatttgtccaacctagtcatcacaaaagctaaaacttcacgaaatttcgtgagaaaaacacctgtccaaaataagaattatcacctcactggtgaatgtcttaaaaaatttcccatttttcacacgaaaaatataattcacaaggcaaatctcacttcaggtcaaatgtacaaatcatcagtaacgtgaatcaacacaacaTTCAATGAAtaatcaataatatcactcaagaaaagcgaggaaacattgttagtacacacagaaaaattttgactctaaatttaagaatatataagatcctgggaacttaaattggacgtgaatccccgaggcgtttaagtttagaagctctgagcgaaagaaatgagctagaatccctagctctttcaaattaagagatcgggaacttaagttcagcattagctggaaaatgaaaaatgtctacagatttgcaactaaaactaaatgatcaaaggatttagaattaatgggttaaattcctgggtgtttctgtttaagaatttttcatttttctgtgtgtacttcaccacagctaataAGACataagtaaacacgaagttctctAAGTAAACACGAGTAGTTTCTCataagtaaacacgaagtttcTGTGTCGAAGTTCTGTCtgtgtaagcaattgctcacactgaattttcaacaaagcaatttcaactcaaatcatattcaaaatttaacgtatttagtattaaaatcttccaaaaagaacaaatatttagatagaattgattattcatcaaattttggtataaaaatccatcattttaatcgatttatttttagtggacaatgttatcctcaaagtgtccaaaataagaaactggacaaaattatgagcatttcccctatatatagCACTGTctcactctccctttctctctatattcgaagatttgtaaggtggcATATATAATTCACGATCCGCGATGtctttcgcggatcttcgcgaggcgcgaattttttcgcggattttcgcgggtcgcgtaatttttcgcggattttcgcggggcacgtaatttcgcgggtcgcgtaatttttcgcggattttcgcggggcgcgtaatttttggcggattttcgcgggtcgcgtaatttttcacggattttcgcggggcgcgtaatttttcgcgaattttcgcggggcgcgtaatttttcgcgtattttcgcGAGGCGtcaaatttttcgcggattttcgcgggtcgcgtattttttttccagtgaaattttgcacatatcaagcctgaaggaggctctaaatggatgtaaagtttgaggcctctatctcgcatagtttccgagataatcgactttaaaaattttcagatacttttatgcatttctcatacaattttatgtataaatatcgttcgagtttgccacaatccgattttgcaacgaaggaatcacacctttataagctgatctaggcttatcactggctttttttcACAGCGTTCGAAGTGGACAGATAAGGAATCTCGAGTCGGCTAAGGTCTCCATGCCAGGACAAATACTAAACAGCGAAACAAATAAGTTGGCAACAAATGAACTTCCCCTGCCCGAATCCAGTGAACCCCAGCCGGCCACACGGACTTTCACAAATCCTCTGACTATTGCTGAAGATCCAGAGTCGGAAGTTCAGGAAACTCCAGAGCCTGTATTCAAGCAACCCCAGCCAGATTTGCTGAATGCTAAAAAGTATATTTGGAGGATAGATTTGTCCAAGTCAGAAAAATTCTGGACAGGATGGTTTGAGGGTCTGAGTCAGAAGTTTCTAGATTTACCAGTGGCCAAGCTTCTCCTTCTGGCCAGTATTGATGGATTGGACCGGACGCTGACTGTTGGTCAGATGCAGGGTAAGTTCCAGATGCAGGTGTTGGCTAGATGTGGACATGCTGTCCATGAAGATCGCCCAGGAGAAGTTGCTGAAGTGATTGCTTCCTACATGATACGCAATGAATTTGCCCAGGCCTGTGGAGACTTTGTGCGTCATATGCCGGCATGCTGAAAATACTGTGTAAGTTTCAAttcgaattaaattttatttaatccaTCACATCAATCACATCAATTTTCGGCTGCttgctcttcttttttttggagGACACAGAAACAGGGGgagaatattaattatttttggaaGATCTTCCAATAGTTcattgtgagatttttttttgtcatgctTCTGGGGTACAAATATTTGGGGGAATTATCTGTTGtatgggaaatattttgtaacTATTGATAATAGTGTCAGATTAATTGGGTTTCTCAGTGAGATAATCAGAGATGAGGTGTTTGTAGCCACCAGTTCCCAAGTACACATTCTCCTTCTTTGCCTGGAAGGGCAATTTAACCGTTGCAGTCTCTACAAGTTGATCCTCAAGCTTATTGGCACGCGTAACAAACATGTAGTTCAGACGGACCATTACCCAAATAAATGTATTGGCTGCGACTACTACAAGACATGTAAACactaaggaaaaaataataaaaggttTTAGTttagaaccattttttttttacaaaattgcaaGAGAAAAACAGTGGCGAACGTAGGAGTGACCCGTATTgaggattaaccctttaaggacaattggaacaccggtgtcccataaagaaaataattcttcctgactacctaaagttattttttttcttatgtctgtacataattgtaaagtagaaggttgaaggaatctaaaatattttttgcaagtttttaGCTAGGGTGGTTTCACCATTTCTCGCCacttaggggaaatgcttctaattttgtccagtttcttattttggacactttgaggataacattggacactaaaaataaattgattaaaatgatggatttttattccaatatttgatgaataatgaattctatctaaatatttgttctttttggaatattttaacactaaatacgttaaaatttgaatatgatttgagttgaaattgctttgttgaaaattcagtgtgagcaattgcttacgagaaatatgacagaacttcgtggcttacttcagtcttatttagttttggtgaagtactaacaaagtttgttcgctgtttttgagtgatattattgaatactcattgaatattgtgttgaatcacgttactgatgatttgtacatttgacctgaagtgagatttgccttgtgaattatatttttcgtgtgaaaaatgggaaattttttaaggcattcaccagtgaggtgatgattcttattttggacaggtgtttttctcacgaaatttcgtgaagttttagcttttgtgatgactaggttgaacaaatgcctggagaaatgaaggagcatcatctctacgaaagagatgcagtgagatatgccttgaaaggctcccggaaagggcagggaatgagcgaatccgcacgtacttggagtaccgaagtcaactcactttaatgaatgatatggaaagtttctgggcttcttgtgacattccgcgtttcccttacatgaccaggaagaggacttggtaagattggttcataaaatgaagaacaatgggcatcctgttgaggcggattatctgtccgaatttacagacaagttgtaaaaattaataaccaagttgtccaaaataagagtcaaattcacctctacatatcaattcatttttaaacgtattaaaactaattttagtaaaaatgagatgataaatagcttgccaagtttctaaacaatccttctgaaaagagagtaacaagaaaagtcaattagtattgaaaatatggcacttcaaacttaggatatcgatgcttatatgcagactgtccaaaattataagcacttcccctatactaaaatcgcaatttttccattatttgtgaaataaatttgcagtaaaattatttgtatttctaCTACTGTTACTTATAGAGTTGAAAAACACTAATTatctgttttgaatttaaatttgcattttttagaggaatattttaagtaaGTGCATGgcatcaaatatttcttaccaaatatagtaagtgtcatgaaacttgtatcgaacaaaatttacgattttgaaatttgtctattgaacatttaattacaatcGGCGAATacgtaaaatttgtatttagttagctaatgtttcattttatattatttttatgtgaaaatgaactatggcggaaagtggtaatgttCTAAAATTGCTTTATCACCTGTCGCtattgcttttcaataggcgacgctaactaaTTCACTCAGtagtcaaatctgctttgtttactttctgcaatagtctaataatttgatttctaaataaaagtgaagaaaaatcatttaatgtgagtaataataaaatgttcatgaagaaaatgaaatgctgaatgtattctttgcttAATATCCCCAAAATAATAGAGTTTGAACTTTTTCTAgtgagtggcgagaagtggttacagaactggcgaaaagtggtaaaaagtggcgatgaagtggttatttttgcattgttaataaaaatcagttttttaggtACTCCCGCGGTTAATTATAGGATTATtattttgacgaatctagagccaatatatctaagtaactttgttaaaattgagttatctgattagaaaggggtcaaaagttataataaagttaatttcattttttcctaacagtggcgataagtggttactctaccctatttgctatgtagtaaatatttgagctcaaaaatggcgaatttttaaattctcaaattcataattgattttatttattttttatacttccaattttttaataaGTCAATTATTTCCAGatgtttttttcatatattcCTTAAACACCTGTCTTTcctctccaaaactatgttttgtttttaaatttaattcgatAACGGCTTCTAGAATTTTTATCATTCTCAAATATGTTTTGAAGATAGTCAACTAGTCAAGGTGAACTTCGTCCATAGATACCTTACCTAGGattgaaaaacatttcgatatcgaattcttgaaggtcaaaggtaaaacattttaaaacgcccatttttcaaccgatttgcgtaaatattgatttttttttgaaaggtcctgaaatttccaacccgattgAATCGGATTGAGTCGGCAATAAATCGGTAAAATACCCGTAAATGATTGACCTTTCTCGAATTTCTTTTTTATGTGTCCGTATGGTCTGTATGCTTGTTACTTATGCCGAAAcattctacagtagactctcgttcaattggctctttttcaatcgggcgcaaaatgttggtgataattttcacttccaattttaaagcaaatttgttcaaattcgttgtaatcgtgattctttataattgagcgctttggaatttacaatgactttgatgcccgaatctctcgataatttggatgaaatTTTGCCCCATGCCCGATTGAGAATCTACTGTACAATGctttcataaacatttttctattttggaatggttttcttatttataaataattttaattggtaTTAAACCGGTATGCACTCAAAAAACATCtgaaaagataattcacggagaacTCTTTCTCGTGTGTTCGAGGGTTCGAGCACTtagcaaagctgggacgctgttccatttctttaatttttggaatCGAGAAACACTTGGTGAAACGGagcctttttctcctatttttaagttGAACTGGATCTTATATAATTTTACTTCTCAAATCAATTATGtagttaaattacattttggtAAGGCTCATTTCTAGTTTCAAAATATGACAAGAAGCCCTATTTCAAGGGTCCCTAATTTAAAGGTTGCCCAGTTTCCCTTATTCCCAATTACAAGCATCTTAAGTTGAAAGCTTTCTAAGATTGCTTGTAAGGAATCTCAGTTACCATAAGTTTACCTGAAGGggtattctgtaacagtatgacaatgtcatgcgACAAATTTATATGGTAAAATTTGGAAGCAGGACAACATAAAAGATTACTGAGATCACTGATCTTCCggatttatcaaataaaaaattttaaatttgtcatatgacattgtcatactgttacagaatcccTCTActgtactgagaaaaaaaaaacgggggtgcgaataactttttttcctcataactttaacactttttaggtgtaaaactatatcaacatttttaaatgttaattttacacctttttaagtgtaaaattaacgtgaaagagggtaactttaacccataatacacctaaaaagcctaatatttacaccgatttcggatcaataatgcagggtaaaataaacatttccggaatgttattttaacttttttggatttctctcaagtgtggTCTTATCTCTGGTgttctcaaaataatttaaaaggcgaaaaatgaaaaatagaaaCATTTAAATGACTATAGTTGCttcacgaaaaatatttttcaggacCCCTGATTATAATCTCGGGAACGGAATAGCCACTAGGTTCGCCACTTAGTGATAGGATTAGGACTTACTGTAGTTAGCAATCCCTCCCATCTTTTGGGCGTAGTTGTTCATATCAACTGTTGTCATGAAGAGTATCATGATGAGGGCACTGATGCCATCCAGAACTAGCCAGGGTATCATTAATTTTGGACGGTTCTTGAGGGTTCCAATTAGTAGAGCCAGGCAGCTCAGAAGATAGATGGCGGCCATTGTTGTCAAGGCAACCATCCCCAGGCAAGTTACTGAAGGATTTCAGAGGAAATATAAAATCCTAGCCATTCTCtatcaaattacaaaaaaaacaactaCTCACTTGAGGACAATTCCTGGGCAGACTTGAAGCGAATCTGATTGACAGTTTCGGCATTGTCTGGCAATTCTGTGTTATCAGCCATTTCATTCTCTTCAGCAATATCCTCCTCCAGGACTTTGTTCACCCGTTCTGCATGAAGCAGGCCCAGGACAATTGAAAATAGCACTGCATGGGACAGAATCTACCACGAAggaaaataacataaaataattttatttgaaacgccgaaaatttgatttttatcccGGAGACCAAAAAAGGACAACTCACCACTTGATAAATAGAAATCATAAGAGCAGCTATTCTCACATATCTCGGTGAAAAAATTAATCTAATAGGCATCATAATGTATTTGCCGACTGTCaagaaaatatccattttggcAAACTTTCTCTTACACCCACAATTTATTCcctgtgaaaaaaaatcacttctcCAATGGCCGATGGTGACACAGTGACTGAAAAGATAATGTCTCTATTGCGCTAAGGAGGAGAGAAATCGAAAAGCCCGTTCATGCGCAGAATTCAGGAGTGAAGGACAACAAGGATTCCCCCGTTGATGGGGCTCTGCACATAATGTTATCACGCATCAAAAGTGCAACCGGCCGTGCAGAGATGTATTGAACAAACAAATGTAATTCATCCCGGACGAAAGCTCCACTTCAATTTCTCGCAAATTCAGCagcaattcaatttcaatcctTTATCTATTAAATTTACCTGGGAATATTATTAGTGTAATGGAGTGGCCTAGTATGAGAATTCCGCCTGGGGGAGTATTCCATCCAccaaaagtgaaaaattatagCCATGATACACAAAATCTCATTAAAGGTACGTTAAACAATATTTCATCGTTGTATAGAAACGATAGAAACAGTAATATTCAATgcactttaaaatttgtaaattttataggaaaacagaaatatattttgcatCTTTTTTCTGTTCATGCTAGGGGATGTAATTgtcttataaatttatttattaaaagatttaaCATTTTAAGTAAGTGGATTatctataaaaaagagatggcaaagcgtcccagctttgcggaatgctcgaactcacgagacagagctcactgtgaattagctttttgcataatcttttggaatcactgatctactagagattaaattgattcataaatcaatcacaaaagcatttgaaaatcaaaaaaatcggtacttaaccgattcattaccgatgcagacggattctaatttgcaatacttttctaaaaaatcaaattttaagcaaaaagaaaaatgagccttccaatgtagttgacctttgaccttcaataattcaaaatggcgaattttccggtcatagatatgtttggacgaaatgttcgccaggactagctctaaaacatattcgaaaatcattgaaaaagcttgggtcaattttgagaaaaatcgaaaaacatttttcttagggaatattactaaaaaggggatgtaaaattattctaaaatcggttattaaccggtacattaccgatgaagaccgatgcagacgggttcgaaatttcaatatctttccaaaaaatccaaatttaaccaaatcggttgaaaaacggatgctccaaagtgattgaactttgaccttcaataattcaaaatggcgaattttccggtcatagatatgtttggacgaaatgttcgccaggactagctctaagacatatccaaaaatcattgaaaaagcttgggccaattttttgcaaaattggaaaaacctcatttttgacctatttttgagggatagggaatgTATgaaaggggtggggggaaaataaagaggttgggcacgagataatgtcatttgaggaaaggtcaccgaagacctgaagtcgatatctcttaccgtttaagctccagaacagtgcaaagttgaaaaaaaagtcgattatataactgctctctctttgagttcgagcaataaaaagtgG is from Phlebotomus papatasi isolate M1 chromosome 1, Ppap_2.1, whole genome shotgun sequence and encodes:
- the LOC129807827 gene encoding uncharacterized protein LOC129807827; translated protein: MDIFLTVGKYIMMPIRLIFSPRYVRIAALMISIYQVILSHAVLFSIVLGLLHAERVNKVLEEDIAEENEMADNTELPDNAETVNQIRFKSAQELSSITCLGMVALTTMAAIYLLSCLALLIGTLKNRPKLMIPWLVLDGISALIMILFMTTVDMNNYAQKMGGIANYMFTCLVVVAANTFIWVMVRLNYMFVTRANKLEDQLVETATVKLPFQAKKENVYLGTGGYKHLISDYLTEKPN
- the LOC129807806 gene encoding larval cuticle protein LCP-17, whose product is MRNLILLFVVTIGACFADVSHVISQDPYSAPLEYHSTTTTSTPPPPPKPYVFAYTAGRFPGHVDRTHSEVSDGSGTVRGAFSYVDPRHQVRTVEYVADQYGFHPILSHEPQGPVETEAVQKAAERHFSLYGRIAQAHANHDPNLHVVAYPRESVAVAHAKEKHLSLYEKIAAEHARIGAEQEAQRLAFEATSVPNDIEEHHQLH
- the LOC129807813 gene encoding protein phosphatase methylesterase 1, whose protein sequence is MSNLQKSIMKSRLPPIPSVPKVSRMDGSSRRMFQKDYTPKEWHEYFKERQMVSVEDNTFCVYKSAEPVEKGPLIVLLHGGGFSALTWALFSTEITSMIHCQCLAVDLRGHGETETTDDWDLSATTLATDVAKVISTMYPEGNPPIILVGHSMGGAIAAHLVHLNLVSNLIGLTVIDVVEGTAMEALASMQSFLRSRPSYFKSIPQAIEWSVRSGQIRNLESAKVSMPGQILNSETNKLATNELPLPESSEPQPATRTFTNPLTIAEDPESEVQETPEPVFKQPQPDLLNAKKYIWRIDLSKSEKFWTGWFEGLSQKFLDLPVAKLLLLASIDGLDRTLTVGQMQGKFQMQVLARCGHAVHEDRPGEVAEVIASYMIRNEFAQACGDFVRHMPAC